The Triticum dicoccoides isolate Atlit2015 ecotype Zavitan chromosome 6A, WEW_v2.0, whole genome shotgun sequence genome has a window encoding:
- the LOC119314853 gene encoding reticulon-like protein B23, giving the protein MGAGGSWRWAVGAVCGGLVYYHCAVRRASAVSLAADVLLVLLCSLSILGLLFRHLHISVPVDPLEWQISQEMANSIVASLANTIGAAESVLRVAATGHDKKLLFKVVFTLYFLAALGRVVSGAAIAYAALCIFSLYMFVQSTDQFDQLPWVPLGRDSLGGAQDTT; this is encoded by the exons ATGGGGGCGGGAGGATCCTGGCGCTGGGCCGTGGGCGCGGTCTGCGGGGGGCTGGTCTACTACCACTGCGCGGTGCGGCGGGCGAGCGCGGTGTCCCTCGCCGCCGAcgtgctcctcgtcctcctctgctccctctccatcCTCGGCCTTCTCTTCCGCCACCTACACATCTC GGTGCCTGTGGATCCTCTTGAGTGGCAGATTTCTCAAGAGATGGCAAATAGCATAGTTGCATCCTTGGCTAACACAATTGGAGCTGCGGAATCTGTATTGAGGGTGGCTGCGACTGGACACGACAAGAAACTCTTGTTCAAG GTGGTTTTTACTCTGTATTTCCTAGCAGCTTTGGGAAGGGTTGTCTCAGGCGCTGCTATTGCTTATGCTG CTCTGTGCATCTTCTCCCTCTACATGTTCGTGCAAAGCACCGACCAGTTTGACCAGCTTCCTTGGGTTCCTTTAGGAAGAGACTCGCTGGGCGGCGCCCAGGATACCACATGA